In Candidatus Omnitrophota bacterium, the genomic window TAGGCGGGGAGACTACGCCGCTCCAGAAGAAGCTGGACCAGTTCGGTAAGTGGATCGTCTACCTCTGTTTTGTTCTTGTGGGGCTCGTATTCGTGATGGGGCTCCTGCGTGGAGGCAAGATACTGGACATGTTCCTGACTTCGGTCAGCCTTGCGGTGGCGGCGATACCGGAAGGCCTGCCGGCAGTAGTGACGATAGCTCTCGCCCTGGGCGTGCAGAGGATGGTGAAGCGCCATGCCCTCATAAGGAAACTCCCGTCGGTAGAGACGCTCGGCTGCGCGACCGTAATATGCTCGGACAAGACCGGAACGCTCACCCGGAACGAGATGACGGTTAAAGAGGTATTCACATACGGCAATAACTATAAAGTAACAGGCACAGGATACGAACCAAAGGGAGAATTTTTACTCGACAATAATCCGGTAAAGCCCCGGGAACGGCGGGACCTGGATAAGGTACTCATCTGCGGCGTATTGTGTAACGGCGCCGACCTTGTTTCCGAAAACGGCGTTTACAAGATAATGGGCGATCCCACCGAGGGCGCCATACTCACAGCCGCGGCAAAGGCCGGGATGTCGAAAGAGGCCGTCGAAAAGGATTTTCCGTTTGTCGAAGAGATACCGTTTGACGCCGACCGGAAGAAGATGACCATAGTGCGCAAGGAGAAAGAGAGGTTCGCGGCTTTCGTAAAAGGCGCGCCCGACATCCTGCTCAACGATTGCGTTAATATCGAAGTTAGCGGCGAGGTAAGGCCGCTCGGCGAAAAAGAGCGGGAAAATATACTGAAGGCGAACGACGATATGGCCGGGCAGGCCCTGAGGGTCCTGGCGGTCGCGTACAGGTATCTGGATAAAGAGCCGGATAGCTATGAAGCGAAGAATATAGAGAAGGCCCTTACATTCGCCGGACTTATCGCAATGATCGATCCTCCGCGCGAAGAGGTCAGGGCCGCGATCGAAGAGTGCAACACGGCCGGCATAAAGACCGTGATGATCACAGGGGATCATAAGCGGACCGCCGTGGCGATAGCGAGCGAGCTTAAGTTCTTTAATAAAGATTCTATGGCATTGACCGGCGAAGAGCTGGACGGCTTATCGGACGAAGAGCTTTACGCGAAGATCGAGATGACGCCGGTATACGCCCGCGTCTCCCCGGAGCACAAGCTGAGGATCGTGCGCGCCTGGCGGAAGCGCGGCGATGTCGTGGCGATGACCGGCGACGGCGTTAACGACGCGCCTGCCGTGAAAGAAGCGGATATAGGCGTGGCCATGGGCATCACAGGGACCGACGTCACCAAAGAAGTCTCGGACATGGTAATAACGGACGACAATTTCGCGTCGATAGTGTCCGCCGTCGAAGAAGGCAGGGGCATATACGATAATATTAAAAAATTCATCAACTACCTGCTTTCCTGCAACGCCGGCGAGATACTGGTCATGTTCATATCTTCCCTTATAGGGCTGCCCGTGCCGCTCTTGCCTATACATATCCTTTGGGTCAACCTTGTAACCGACAGCCTGCCGGCCCTGGCGCTTGGCGTAGATCCCGTCGATCCTGATATAATGAAGAGGCCGCCCAGGCCCACGGACGAGGCCGTTGTTACCAGGAAGAGGGCGCTCGGCATGTTGATGCAGGGAGCGTTCATAGCGTTCTGCAGTTTGCTCGCGTTCGTATTGGTCCTGTATGTGGAAAAGGAGGGATTGGCCAGGGCAAGGACAGCGGCGTTCATAGTCCTCTCCTGCGCCCAGCTCTTCCATTCGTTCAACTGCCGGAGCGAGACGGAATCGCTCTTCGCGCTCGGGATATTGACCAACAAGAAACTGATAATCGCGACCATCGTGTCTTTCATGCTTCAGATGGCGGCCGTCTACATACCTTTATTCAATACGATATTCAAGACAGAGCCGCTCGGGGCCTTTGATTGGGTGATGGTCATAGTTATCTCGTCATTCCCTTTATGGGCCATGGAGGCGGTGAAGGCTGTAAATAAGAGGTCAATAAAAAGGAGGTAGTTACATGAAGACCGTAAAGAGAGCGGCGGCGATAGCCATATGCCTTTTAGCCGTATCGGGCTTTCTAATGGCGGCAGGTAATGCTATAATGGCGCAGGAAGAAAACATGCCGGGGATCATGACGGCAGACCAGGTACGGGCGCAAAATGAGGTTATAATCAGGAAGCTCGACGAAATATTAAAAGGTCAAAAGGAAGTTATGGAAGGTATGGAATCGTTGAAGCAGGAAATGAATGTGTTAAAGATAAGGGTAACTCAGCAGCAGTAGGAGATATATGGGCGGAGAAAACGTATCTTATATCGTAGCCTTTTTCGCGGGAATACTTACCTTCCTGTCGCCGTGCCTGTTGCCGCTCGTCCCTTCCTTCATCGCGTATATGGCGGGCGTATCGTTCAGCGACCTGAAAGACTCCGGCAGGAAGAGCGATGTGAGGAAGAAGACAATTATACACTCCCTTCTCTTCATCGCCGGCTTTTCTGTCATATTCGTCCTGCTTGGCCTTACAGCCACCTTTATAGGCAAGGCGCTTTTTCAATATCAAAAGATCATCAGGATAGCGGGCGGTGTTATGATAACGCTGTTTGGGCTCTATCTTACCGGTATCCTGAAGCTGGACTTTTTGGGGAAAGAGCGCAGGTTCGATCTTAAGACGAAAGGGGCAAGTTATATCGGTTCGTTCCTGATCGGCGTTACGTTCGCCGCCGCATGGACGCCGTGCGCCGGCCCGATACTCGGCTCTATACTGGTCCTGGCAGGCACGAAGTCGAGCGTCGCCGAGGGGGCGAAGCTCTTGACCGTATATTCGCTAGGCATAGCGGTCCCTTTTTTCATAACGGCGTTGGCGGTGAATTCTTTCCTGGAATATTTTAACAGGTTCAAAAAAGTGATAAACGTCGTAAATATCGTCGGGGGGGTATTCCTTATTATAATCGGTATCCTGGTTGCGACGAATTACCTGGCGGTCATCTCGGAGAGGTTCCTGGCCGCGTTCACGAGATAGGAGCTAAAAAAAGGGGGAGATATGAAGTCGAAACTGAGTAAGTTCTTTGTCCTGACGGTCGCTTTATTTCTTGTCGGAGCATGCTCTAAATCCGGCGCCATGGAGGTCGGCGAGGTAGCGCCTGATTTTACCATAAACGACGCGGAGGGAAAACCCGTCACGCTTTCCGAATTCAAAGGCAAGGTCATAATCCTGGATTTCTTCGCCAGCTGGTGCCCTCCGTGCAGGATGGAGATACCGGATTTCATCGCGCTGCAGAAGACATATGCTTCGCAGGGCTTTACGATGGTGGGCGTAAGCCTGGTCGACAAGAATGAGACCGCGAAGTTCGTCTCCCAGCAGAATATCAATTATCCGGTAGCGGTCGACGACGGAAAGGCCAGCGATTCTTACGGGCCTATCAGGTCCATACCGACCACATTCCTGATCGATAAGGATTTCAAGATAGCGAAAGTGTTTATAGGTTACAGGGCGAAGGATGTATTTGAGAAGGAGATACAGGAGCTGTTAAAGTAAAAAGGGGAAATAAGCCATGAAAGAAAAGATCGAGAAAGCGCTGGAAAGCATAAGGGCGGGGCTGCAGCAGGACGGCGGCGATATCGAACTAGTAGGTGTAGAGAACGGCGTGGTGAAGATCCGCCTGAAAGGCGCGTGCGCGGGATGTCCCATGAGCCAGATGACGCTCGCTAATTTCGTCGAGACAGAGCTGCGCAAGCAGGTTCCTGAGATAAAGAAAATA contains:
- a CDS encoding calcium-translocating P-type ATPase, SERCA-type, which codes for MASTKFYNLTVESAAGLLGADIDAGLTASAAKDRLEKSGPNQLREIKGPTAFSILIGQFNNFIIWVLIGAALVSGFLKEWVDAIAIIAIVIVNGLLGFIQEFRAEKSLAALRKLSSPTSKVIRGGQHVMIPSLEIVPGDLIELEAGDNVPADSRITYATGNFAAHEASLTGESTPVSKTTLSLDEEDIPLGDRANMVYAGTSVTSGKARAMVTETGMNTELGKIAGMIQSIGGETTPLQKKLDQFGKWIVYLCFVLVGLVFVMGLLRGGKILDMFLTSVSLAVAAIPEGLPAVVTIALALGVQRMVKRHALIRKLPSVETLGCATVICSDKTGTLTRNEMTVKEVFTYGNNYKVTGTGYEPKGEFLLDNNPVKPRERRDLDKVLICGVLCNGADLVSENGVYKIMGDPTEGAILTAAAKAGMSKEAVEKDFPFVEEIPFDADRKKMTIVRKEKERFAAFVKGAPDILLNDCVNIEVSGEVRPLGEKERENILKANDDMAGQALRVLAVAYRYLDKEPDSYEAKNIEKALTFAGLIAMIDPPREEVRAAIEECNTAGIKTVMITGDHKRTAVAIASELKFFNKDSMALTGEELDGLSDEELYAKIEMTPVYARVSPEHKLRIVRAWRKRGDVVAMTGDGVNDAPAVKEADIGVAMGITGTDVTKEVSDMVITDDNFASIVSAVEEGRGIYDNIKKFINYLLSCNAGEILVMFISSLIGLPVPLLPIHILWVNLVTDSLPALALGVDPVDPDIMKRPPRPTDEAVVTRKRALGMLMQGAFIAFCSLLAFVLVLYVEKEGLARARTAAFIVLSCAQLFHSFNCRSETESLFALGILTNKKLIIATIVSFMLQMAAVYIPLFNTIFKTEPLGAFDWVMVIVISSFPLWAMEAVKAVNKRSIKRR
- a CDS encoding NifU family protein, whose protein sequence is MKEKIEKALESIRAGLQQDGGDIELVGVENGVVKIRLKGACAGCPMSQMTLANFVETELRKQVPEIKKIQAVI
- a CDS encoding TlpA disulfide reductase family protein, which translates into the protein MKSKLSKFFVLTVALFLVGACSKSGAMEVGEVAPDFTINDAEGKPVTLSEFKGKVIILDFFASWCPPCRMEIPDFIALQKTYASQGFTMVGVSLVDKNETAKFVSQQNINYPVAVDDGKASDSYGPIRSIPTTFLIDKDFKIAKVFIGYRAKDVFEKEIQELLK
- a CDS encoding cytochrome c biogenesis protein CcdA; the protein is MGGENVSYIVAFFAGILTFLSPCLLPLVPSFIAYMAGVSFSDLKDSGRKSDVRKKTIIHSLLFIAGFSVIFVLLGLTATFIGKALFQYQKIIRIAGGVMITLFGLYLTGILKLDFLGKERRFDLKTKGASYIGSFLIGVTFAAAWTPCAGPILGSILVLAGTKSSVAEGAKLLTVYSLGIAVPFFITALAVNSFLEYFNRFKKVINVVNIVGGVFLIIIGILVATNYLAVISERFLAAFTR